Within the Metasolibacillus fluoroglycofenilyticus genome, the region GAGGAACAACAAGAAGAAACATCTATCGAAACATTAGAAAATGACCCGAATACATTTACAATTGTAGTGGATACAGTCAATGTCCGAAAAAAAGCTAGCACAACATCCAAAATATTAGGTGTGGCAACAAAAGACCAGCAATACAAAGTATTAAGTAGAAAAAATAATTGGGTGGAAATCCAATACTCAAAGAAAAAATCAGGTTGGATTTATAGTTTTTATGGGACATTTACTGTCCAGCAAGATGCGCCTACTGATCCGCTAAAACCTGTTACAGAAAATGTCACAATTATTTATAATGGAACTAACTTACGAGAGCAAGCCTCCACCTCTTCAGCTGTTGTTCAGCGTGCAGACGCGGGACAACAATATAGCATTATCGCTAAGGAAGGGGAATGGTATAAAATTGCGGTTGGTGAAAAAGAGGCCTATGTGGCAAATTGGGTAGTCTCTGCCTCTCAAAGTGAAGCAATTACTACTGCGAGTCAAAAAAATCGCAAAAACGGAACATTGCAGGGGCTGACAATCGTCATCGATCCTGGACATGGCGGCAACGATCCCGGAACGACAGGCGTTCGTGGCACATATGAAAAAGGACTAACATTGCAAACGGCTGAGCTGCTAAAATCAAAATTACGAGCAGCAGGGGCAAATGTTGAACTCACTCGTGAGGCAGATGTTTTCGTTGATTTACGTAAACGTATAGCTGTTGGTCATCAAGCAAATGCCGATGCCTTTATTAGCCTTCACTACGATGCAAATGAAATAAGCTCTGTTACAGGCTTTACTACCTATTATTACGGCGACACGAATAAAGGGCTTGCCGAGGCTATTCAGCAAGGACTTGAAGGGACGGTTAACTTGCGCAGTCGTGGTGCACAATTTGGCAACTTCCTCGTGCTACGAGAAAATCGTCAAAATGCGATATTAATTGAGCTTGGCTATTTAAGCAATGCTGCTGAAGAAGCGGTTATTACAACTGACTATTACCGTGAACAAGCAACACTCGGTATTTACCAAGGCTTATTAAATTATTTCAATCAATAAAAAACTAGTAAGGAGAGCATGCTTTCCTTACTAGTTTTTTGCATTTTTATGAAGGTATTTATGATTTAGAAAAAATCCATGTTCTTTTAAAAGTTACTTTTTAGAAAGTCCCTTTCCTCACTTCGATTCCACAATAATCGTCACAGGTCCATCATTAATTAAGGAAACATCCATCATTGCCCCAAAAATACCTGTTTCTACTTGTAGACCATATGTGCCTAGCTCTTTGTTAAATGCTTGCCAGAGCGTTTGCGCAAAATCAGGACGTGCCGCATCTGTAAAGCTTGGACGGCGTCCCCTTTTCACGTCGGCATACAAGGTAAATTGTGAAATGGATAAAATAGCTCCACCAACTTCTAAAATCGAATGGTTCATTTTGCCGTTTTCATCTTCATAAAGACGTAATTCTGCCACTTTTTTCGCTACGTATTGAACATCTTCTAGCGTATCTGCATGTGTAATACCGACTAGTAAGACATAGCCTTTATCAATTGCTCCCGTTATCGTACCATTCACTGTAACGGAAGCATTTTTCGCTCGTTGGAGCACGACTTTCATAGGATTACCTCTTTTACTACTTTAGTTAATAACACGTTGCACCGAATAAACATCAGGTAATTGCTTAATTTTTTCGACTACTTTAGTTAATTCTCCGATATTTGTAATTGCAATTGTTAGCTGCAAGGTTGCCATTTTTTCTCTATCGGCGCGTCCAGCAACTGCTAAAATATTCGTTTTAGATTCGCTCACCACTTGCATAACATCATTTAAAATACCATGACGGTCATATGCTGAAATTTCAATATCAACAGGATATTGTTTGCGCTCTGTTGCTGTTCCTACTTCCCATTCAACAGCGATTAAACGCTCTTTGTCGTCATCTTGAATATTTGGACAGTCTGCTCTATGCACAGAAACACCGCGCCCTTTCGTAATGAAGCCGACAATCTCATCGCCTGGGACAGGTGTACAGCAGCGTGATAGACGAATAAGTAAATTA harbors:
- a CDS encoding N-acetylmuramoyl-L-alanine amidase; this translates as MKKTFSIWTICAMLILTMLPTVHSAKAAQDDYIVNAEILYLREGPGLSYPILETLKEGQLLSSTRQQGDWMHVKVNNKEGWVAKWLIKPTTATEQDKSEQQIVISQVDKLNVRAEPSLSSTVLTQLPLGAETQLLQQQEEWVQIQYGNVIGWVSTLYITVNEKQQATVAEEQQEETSIETLENDPNTFTIVVDTVNVRKKASTTSKILGVATKDQQYKVLSRKNNWVEIQYSKKKSGWIYSFYGTFTVQQDAPTDPLKPVTENVTIIYNGTNLREQASTSSAVVQRADAGQQYSIIAKEGEWYKIAVGEKEAYVANWVVSASQSEAITTASQKNRKNGTLQGLTIVIDPGHGGNDPGTTGVRGTYEKGLTLQTAELLKSKLRAAGANVELTREADVFVDLRKRIAVGHQANADAFISLHYDANEISSVTGFTTYYYGDTNKGLAEAIQQGLEGTVNLRSRGAQFGNFLVLRENRQNAILIELGYLSNAAEEAVITTDYYREQATLGIYQGLLNYFNQ
- the dtd gene encoding D-aminoacyl-tRNA deacylase; translated protein: MKVVLQRAKNASVTVNGTITGAIDKGYVLLVGITHADTLEDVQYVAKKVAELRLYEDENGKMNHSILEVGGAILSISQFTLYADVKRGRRPSFTDAARPDFAQTLWQAFNKELGTYGLQVETGIFGAMMDVSLINDGPVTIIVESK